One Rhododendron vialii isolate Sample 1 chromosome 2a, ASM3025357v1 genomic region harbors:
- the LOC131316954 gene encoding mitochondrial pyruvate carrier 1-like, giving the protein MASFGSFLNNPIGPKTTHFWGPVANWGCVIAGLVDMKKPPEMISGNMAGAMCIYSALSMRFAWMVQPRNYLLLACHASN; this is encoded by the exons ATGGCTTCCTTTGGATCGTTCTTGAACAATCCAATTGGCCCTAAAACAACTCATTTTTGGGGTCCTGTTGCTAACTGGGGATGTGTAATTGCT GGGCTGGTGGACATGAAGAAACCCCCTGAAATGATCTCTGGCAACATGGCTGGAG CAATGTGCATATATTCTGCATTGTCCATGAGGTTTGCATGGATGGTACAACCTCGCAACTATCTGCTTCTAGCATGCCATGCCTCAAATTAG